One segment of Streptomyces sp. NBC_00576 DNA contains the following:
- a CDS encoding GOLPH3/VPS74 family protein, translating into MGRSRRSIPEELLLLALDPATGTTAQPQSLDLGLAGAQLVELAMAGRIAPDGDRIAVVVPRPTGDPTLDCALELLRRRGAPVRAVNWIGGPRLGLRQTYLSHLERCGMVHAVAGQMCGVLPTTRYQATDTEISREIRARLDTAIRTGVPPDPRTAALAALAHAVGLGKHLYPGNEGRSSRSRLRDLIRHDPMGGLVAHAVMDVQNGVAAQPRRSPAPVGRQAAPGARSASEPARGVPMQPHHGSMARAVAH; encoded by the coding sequence ATGGGCAGGAGCCGCAGATCAATTCCGGAAGAGCTTCTTCTGCTGGCGTTGGACCCGGCCACGGGTACCACCGCACAGCCGCAGTCGCTCGACCTCGGTCTGGCCGGAGCACAGCTAGTGGAGCTGGCGATGGCCGGACGGATAGCCCCGGACGGGGATCGTATCGCCGTGGTCGTACCACGGCCGACTGGAGATCCAACACTGGACTGTGCGTTGGAACTGCTTCGCCGACGCGGAGCACCCGTACGCGCAGTGAACTGGATTGGCGGGCCCCGCCTGGGGCTGCGTCAGACCTACCTCTCGCATCTTGAGCGGTGCGGCATGGTGCATGCCGTGGCGGGACAGATGTGCGGGGTGCTGCCGACGACTCGCTATCAGGCGACGGACACGGAGATCAGCCGGGAGATCAGAGCCCGACTGGACACCGCAATCCGCACCGGCGTTCCGCCGGATCCGCGGACGGCGGCGCTCGCCGCGCTGGCCCATGCGGTCGGTCTCGGCAAGCACCTGTATCCGGGTAACGAGGGACGTTCGTCCCGCTCCCGGCTGCGGGACCTGATCCGGCACGACCCCATGGGCGGACTGGTGGCCCACGCTGTCATGGACGTGCAGAACGGCGTCGCGGCCCAGCCGCGCCGCAGCCCGGCACCGGTCGGCCGTCAGGCCGCCCCCGGAGCCAGGTCCGCATCGGAGCCCGCACGCGGCGTTCCGATGCAGCCGCACCACGGATCGATGGCGCGCGCCGTGGCTCACTGA
- a CDS encoding helix-turn-helix domain-containing protein, giving the protein MASNVNPTVRRRRLGQELRRLREQKGMTAEEVAERLLVSQSKISRLENGRRSISQRDVRDLCGVYDVEDQRMVDSLMEMAKDSRQQGWWHAFGDVPYSVYIGLETDAASLRVYDPQVIPGLLQTRPYAEALITGALPETASSDIDNRVQVRLRRQERITALENPLRLWTVLDEAALRRLVGNKLLMREQLESLVEQSQLPHVTVQVIPFEMGAHPGLNGQYAILEFPDAADSSVVYIEGVTSDLYLEKAQDVQKYSVMYEHLRAQALNVEQSRQFIADLAKEYAR; this is encoded by the coding sequence ATGGCGTCCAACGTCAATCCCACCGTCAGGCGACGCCGGTTGGGCCAGGAGTTGCGCAGGCTCCGCGAACAGAAGGGCATGACGGCCGAAGAGGTCGCCGAGCGGCTGCTGGTCTCCCAGTCGAAGATCAGCAGGTTGGAGAACGGCCGCCGCAGCATCAGCCAGCGCGATGTCCGCGACCTGTGCGGGGTGTACGACGTCGAGGACCAGCGGATGGTCGACTCCCTGATGGAGATGGCCAAGGACTCCCGCCAGCAGGGCTGGTGGCACGCGTTCGGTGACGTCCCGTACAGCGTGTACATCGGACTGGAGACGGACGCGGCGTCGCTGCGGGTGTACGACCCCCAGGTCATCCCGGGGCTGTTGCAGACCCGCCCGTACGCGGAGGCCCTCATCACCGGCGCGCTGCCGGAGACGGCCTCCAGCGACATCGACAACCGCGTCCAGGTCCGGTTGCGGCGGCAGGAACGAATCACCGCCCTGGAGAACCCGCTGCGCCTGTGGACGGTGCTCGACGAGGCGGCGCTGCGCCGTCTCGTGGGCAACAAGCTGCTGATGCGGGAGCAACTCGAGTCCCTGGTCGAGCAGTCCCAGCTGCCGCACGTCACCGTGCAGGTCATCCCCTTCGAGATGGGGGCGCATCCCGGCCTCAACGGCCAGTACGCGATCCTGGAGTTCCCCGACGCGGCCGATTCCAGCGTGGTCTACATCGAGGGCGTCACCAGCGACCTCTATCTGGAGAAGGCGCAGGACGTACAGAAGTACAGCGTCATGTACGAACACTTGAGGGCACAGGCCCTCAATGTGGAACAATCCCGGCAATTCATCGCGGACTTGGCGAAAGAGTACGCACGCTGA
- a CDS encoding DUF397 domain-containing protein: MAIQQGATSTWTKSSYSTGNGACVEVKSPIHAAMAVRDSKVPSGPTLAFPADSWNSFVAEVSRGAFDLI, from the coding sequence ATGGCAATTCAGCAAGGCGCCACGAGCACCTGGACGAAGTCCTCGTACTCCACTGGCAACGGCGCGTGCGTCGAGGTCAAGTCCCCGATTCACGCGGCGATGGCGGTCCGGGACTCCAAGGTCCCGTCCGGTCCGACGCTGGCTTTCCCGGCCGACTCATGGAACTCGTTCGTGGCAGAGGTCAGTCGGGGAGCGTTCGACCTCATCTGA
- a CDS encoding SDR family oxidoreductase yields MSLLTGKTVVVSGVGAGLGRQVAAAVVRDGGNAVLGARTEAHLVKTAAELDPDGARTAYLATDITDEGQCRALAALACERFGRIDGVVHVAAWDSYFGGIEDADFESWAGVVDVNLLGTLRMTRACLPALKERGGSVVFIGTQSAVAAPSQVRQAAYAASKGALTSAMYSLARELGPHRIRVNTVLPGWMWGPPVEAYVRFTARGDGVPEAEVRRRLAERMALPELATDGDVADAVVFLASERARAITGQSLLVNAGELMR; encoded by the coding sequence ATGTCGCTGCTCACAGGGAAGACCGTGGTGGTGTCGGGAGTCGGCGCCGGGCTCGGGCGTCAGGTCGCGGCGGCTGTCGTGCGGGACGGGGGTAACGCCGTGCTCGGAGCGCGCACCGAGGCGCACCTCGTGAAGACCGCCGCCGAGCTCGATCCGGACGGGGCGCGGACGGCGTACCTCGCGACCGACATCACCGACGAGGGGCAGTGCCGGGCGCTGGCCGCGCTGGCGTGCGAGCGGTTCGGGCGGATCGACGGGGTCGTCCATGTCGCCGCCTGGGACAGCTACTTCGGGGGGATCGAGGACGCGGACTTCGAGAGCTGGGCGGGTGTCGTCGATGTGAATCTGCTGGGCACTCTGCGGATGACGCGGGCCTGCCTGCCGGCCCTGAAGGAGCGGGGCGGGAGTGTGGTGTTCATCGGTACGCAGTCCGCCGTGGCCGCCCCCTCCCAGGTGCGGCAGGCCGCGTACGCCGCCTCCAAGGGGGCGTTGACGAGCGCGATGTACTCGCTGGCGCGGGAACTCGGGCCCCATCGGATACGGGTCAACACCGTGCTGCCGGGCTGGATGTGGGGGCCGCCGGTGGAGGCGTACGTGCGGTTCACGGCTCGGGGGGACGGGGTGCCGGAGGCCGAGGTGCGGCGGCGGCTGGCGGAGCGGATGGCGTTGCCCGAACTGGCCACGGACGGGGATGTCGCGGACGCGGTGGTGTTTCTGGCGTCGGAGCGGGCTCGGGCCATCACCGGGCAGTCGTTGCTGGTGAACGCGGGGGAGTTGATGCGGTAG
- a CDS encoding sodium:solute symporter family protein translates to MNGLDWTVLIAYFGVMVAIGVWSHKRVDNVSDFFTAGGKMPWWLSGISHHMSGYSAVMFTGYAGIAYTYGVTSFVTWSFPIALGIAIGSKLFAPRINRLRSRLHVASPLEYLKNRYDLKTQQALAWSGMLLKIVDVGAKWAAIATLLSVFTGMSLNQGILITGAITAVYCTIGGLWADALTELGQFVIQLLAGIAMFVAVVSKLGDHGGFFGVWDEPALQGHGKPLVGPYGTVFLLAFLFIKLFEYNGGMLNQAQRYMATASPREAERSARLSAILWLVWPLVLFFPMWMSPLLVQSQKPDGSDSYALMTEQLLPHGLLGLVIVGFFSHTMAMCSSDANAIAAVFTRDVAPVVWKRARTWTDSSGLVAARVTTVVFLGLSMAAATQVNSPAFKDIITVVIKWVAGLMGPMAIPMMLGLLRPFRRSGPTAALGSWSMGLLAFWLVNYPINWSVEGGVPLQYQVSIPLAVSLVLYILIGFLRPEDTPERLAVIEAVNTDDSGSAAVRVPVPQQPVDVAPVKD, encoded by the coding sequence ATGAACGGCCTCGACTGGACCGTGCTCATCGCTTACTTCGGTGTGATGGTCGCGATCGGTGTGTGGTCCCACAAACGGGTCGACAACGTCAGTGACTTCTTCACGGCGGGTGGAAAGATGCCGTGGTGGCTGTCCGGCATCTCCCACCACATGTCCGGCTACAGCGCGGTGATGTTCACCGGCTACGCGGGCATCGCCTACACATACGGCGTCACGTCCTTCGTCACCTGGTCCTTCCCCATCGCACTGGGCATCGCCATCGGCTCCAAGCTGTTCGCGCCGCGCATCAACCGGTTGCGGTCGCGGCTCCATGTGGCTTCCCCGCTGGAGTACCTGAAGAACCGCTACGACCTGAAGACACAGCAGGCGCTGGCGTGGTCCGGGATGCTGCTGAAGATCGTGGACGTGGGCGCCAAGTGGGCCGCGATCGCGACCCTGTTGTCTGTCTTCACCGGCATGTCCCTCAACCAGGGCATCCTCATCACCGGCGCGATCACGGCCGTGTACTGCACGATCGGCGGGCTCTGGGCCGACGCGCTCACGGAGTTGGGGCAGTTCGTCATCCAACTCCTCGCTGGTATCGCGATGTTCGTGGCGGTGGTCTCCAAACTCGGCGACCACGGAGGATTCTTCGGGGTCTGGGACGAGCCCGCGCTACAGGGGCACGGGAAGCCGCTGGTGGGTCCGTACGGCACGGTGTTCCTGCTCGCGTTCCTCTTCATCAAGCTGTTCGAGTACAACGGCGGCATGCTCAACCAGGCCCAGCGGTACATGGCGACGGCCAGCCCCCGGGAGGCCGAGCGGTCGGCGCGACTGTCGGCGATCCTGTGGCTGGTCTGGCCGTTGGTGCTGTTCTTCCCGATGTGGATGTCTCCGCTGCTGGTCCAGTCGCAGAAGCCGGACGGGTCCGACTCCTACGCCCTGATGACCGAACAGCTGCTGCCGCACGGGTTGTTGGGGCTCGTCATCGTCGGTTTCTTCTCCCACACGATGGCCATGTGCTCGTCCGACGCGAACGCCATCGCCGCCGTCTTCACCCGGGACGTCGCGCCGGTGGTCTGGAAGCGGGCGCGGACGTGGACGGACTCGTCGGGGCTGGTTGCGGCGCGGGTGACGACGGTTGTCTTCCTCGGGCTGTCGATGGCCGCGGCGACGCAGGTCAACTCCCCCGCGTTCAAGGACATCATCACCGTCGTCATCAAGTGGGTGGCCGGTCTGATGGGTCCGATGGCGATTCCGATGATGCTGGGTCTGCTGCGGCCGTTCAGGCGGTCGGGGCCGACGGCGGCGCTGGGCAGCTGGTCGATGGGGTTGCTCGCCTTCTGGCTGGTGAACTATCCGATCAACTGGAGCGTGGAGGGCGGGGTGCCGCTCCAGTACCAGGTGTCGATCCCGCTGGCCGTCTCGCTGGTGCTGTACATCCTGATCGGTTTCCTGCGGCCCGAGGACACGCCGGAGCGGTTGGCGGTCATCGAGGCGGTGAACACGGACGACAGCGGGAGCGCGGCGGTGCGGGTGCCTGTTCCGCAGCAGCCTGTGGACGTGGCGCCGGTCAAGGACTGA
- a CDS encoding DUF7224 domain-containing protein has product MVMFRLHPRANSAVLAAPLLLVIVALYVSSDYVAGDLDGYWTAATAKAVSALIFIAPVTAACAAWEAGRIRRARIGDGTPTRNGWQIAVAALTPVVLLGFLALAAALAVARLHMESAPGWPDARIIASAGLIVCAHVVVGYAVGMWLPAVAAVPVVLIGDYLWNVYPPALEPLWLRHLTRPASGCCMNTSAVDPAGIVGPALVAVGLAAVAVAAATLSRHTPRLGTLPGFVPYAGAALALAVAAATTTASVGLVDGLGPDAIRTRPASELVCADSRGTRVCVWPEHEPRLAETARAVSTAAERLRLVGVTSPDVITESLQQPEPGQTHQRQWTVTVRQDPGFTSQDIVTGLVSDLTVTLVDSPHDENSAHANCPADPATAAQRAYDAEDELRSWLAVRAGMTPQDARLRTDPRIWAPVGHVLDSPLGNQKDWYRATLAQVRCMPR; this is encoded by the coding sequence ATGGTGATGTTCCGCCTCCACCCGCGCGCCAACTCGGCGGTCCTCGCCGCTCCCCTGCTGCTGGTCATCGTCGCCCTCTACGTCTCCTCGGACTACGTCGCCGGCGATCTGGACGGCTACTGGACCGCGGCCACCGCCAAGGCCGTCTCGGCCCTGATCTTCATCGCCCCGGTCACCGCGGCCTGCGCCGCCTGGGAAGCCGGACGAATCCGCCGCGCCCGGATCGGGGACGGGACCCCGACCCGCAACGGGTGGCAGATCGCCGTGGCAGCCCTCACACCGGTCGTACTGCTCGGCTTCCTCGCCCTCGCGGCCGCACTCGCCGTGGCCCGCCTGCACATGGAGTCGGCTCCGGGATGGCCGGACGCCCGGATCATCGCCTCGGCCGGCCTCATCGTGTGCGCGCATGTCGTCGTCGGCTACGCGGTCGGCATGTGGCTGCCCGCGGTGGCCGCCGTCCCCGTGGTGCTGATCGGCGACTACCTGTGGAACGTGTACCCGCCCGCGCTGGAGCCCCTGTGGCTGCGCCACCTCACCCGGCCGGCCTCCGGCTGCTGCATGAACACCTCCGCGGTCGACCCGGCGGGCATCGTCGGACCCGCCCTGGTGGCGGTCGGCCTGGCCGCCGTGGCCGTCGCCGCCGCGACGCTCTCCCGGCACACACCGCGGCTGGGAACCCTGCCCGGCTTCGTCCCGTACGCGGGTGCCGCACTGGCGTTGGCCGTCGCCGCAGCCACCACCACGGCGAGCGTCGGCCTCGTGGACGGACTCGGCCCCGACGCGATCCGGACGCGCCCGGCGTCCGAACTGGTCTGCGCCGACTCCCGGGGCACACGGGTGTGCGTCTGGCCCGAGCACGAGCCCCGTCTCGCCGAGACGGCCCGCGCCGTGAGCACAGCCGCCGAACGCCTCCGTCTCGTCGGAGTGACCTCACCGGACGTCATCACCGAAAGCCTCCAGCAGCCCGAGCCCGGCCAGACACACCAGAGGCAGTGGACGGTGACGGTCCGCCAGGACCCCGGCTTCACCAGCCAGGACATCGTGACCGGCCTCGTCTCCGATCTCACCGTGACGCTGGTCGACAGCCCGCACGACGAGAACAGCGCGCACGCGAACTGCCCGGCTGACCCCGCCACCGCCGCACAACGGGCGTACGACGCCGAGGACGAGCTCCGCAGCTGGCTCGCCGTACGCGCCGGCATGACTCCACAGGACGCACGCCTCCGCACCGACCCACGGATATGGGCGCCCGTCGGACACGTCCTCGACTCCCCCCTGGGCAACCAGAAGGACTGGTACCGCGCCACCCTCGCCCAGGTGCGGTGCATGCCGCGATGA
- a CDS encoding ATP-binding cassette domain-containing protein, producing MSVEFATCTYQYRRGPVVLDRLSFAFPAGRTVLLGPNGAGKTTLLALAASALKPRTGTVSFAGLDPAARSQLRAYRRQVGWMPQHITPVPGMTCQEQVAYAGWLKGMSRREAWDQALEALGRVGLAKKAGQQAASLSGGQLRRVGVAQTLVHSSRLVLMDEPTAGLDPAQRGTFRKVVEQLSESADVVVSTHQTEDLSEVYDHVVVLSDGTVRFSGTVEEFYARAPDDTASGRVADGAYAAVLGGGETW from the coding sequence GTGTCTGTCGAGTTCGCCACCTGCACCTATCAGTACCGGCGGGGCCCGGTCGTCCTCGACAGACTCAGCTTCGCCTTCCCCGCCGGCCGCACCGTCCTGCTCGGGCCCAACGGCGCGGGCAAGACCACACTGCTGGCTCTCGCCGCCTCCGCACTGAAGCCCCGGACCGGCACCGTCTCCTTCGCCGGACTCGACCCCGCCGCGCGTTCCCAACTACGCGCCTACCGACGCCAGGTCGGGTGGATGCCCCAGCACATCACCCCCGTTCCCGGTATGACGTGCCAGGAACAGGTCGCCTACGCAGGGTGGCTCAAGGGCATGTCACGACGTGAGGCGTGGGACCAGGCCCTGGAGGCACTCGGGCGCGTGGGACTCGCCAAGAAGGCCGGCCAGCAGGCGGCATCGCTGTCCGGCGGCCAACTGCGCCGCGTCGGCGTCGCCCAGACACTGGTGCACTCCTCCCGGCTCGTGCTGATGGACGAACCGACAGCGGGCCTGGACCCCGCCCAGCGGGGCACGTTCCGGAAGGTCGTCGAGCAGCTCTCCGAGAGCGCCGACGTCGTCGTCTCCACCCACCAGACCGAGGACCTCTCCGAGGTCTACGACCATGTCGTCGTCCTGTCGGACGGGACGGTCCGATTCAGCGGCACCGTCGAGGAGTTCTACGCCCGGGCACCCGACGACACGGCGTCGGGCCGCGTCGCGGACGGCGCCTACGCGGCGGTTCTCGGCGGGGGCGAGACATGGTGA
- a CDS encoding ADP-ribosylglycohydrolase family protein → MTSGGVTGAASGAIWGRSEQQDFRSRVRGTLLGAALGDALGAPLDGLTLASVHEAYGAEGLTDLAFAYGRRGAITDLTQLNLFTLDGLIRAQVRRDTGAWHPPTDLHRAYRRWAATQSDWGPDERRKDDGWLAREEWLYAPRDPALACVLGLGDETMGTLDAPKNPGEAGAEAAARSGPFGLLVGWEPQLVMQLAVECAAQTHGHPTGYLAAGAYAVIVHGLARGESLDAAVQRALALLAARPGHQQVAEALQRALGAVRQGIPSPARVEDLAGACTAEGLLSVAVYCALVGEDVRHGLSLSVNHGGPSAAAGALTGGLLGALHGETALPPAWLAELEGRPTMLVLADDFAMEMTQGPALHGPAGSSPGWLARYPRA, encoded by the coding sequence ATGACATCCGGTGGCGTGACCGGTGCCGCGTCCGGCGCCATCTGGGGCCGCTCCGAGCAGCAGGACTTCCGCAGCCGGGTCCGCGGCACCCTGCTCGGCGCGGCCCTCGGCGACGCCCTGGGCGCCCCGCTCGACGGACTCACCCTCGCCTCCGTCCACGAGGCGTACGGCGCGGAGGGCCTCACCGATCTGGCCTTCGCGTACGGCAGACGCGGCGCGATCACCGACCTCACCCAGCTCAACCTCTTCACCCTGGACGGCCTGATCCGCGCCCAGGTGCGCCGCGACACCGGCGCCTGGCACCCGCCGACCGACCTGCACCGCGCCTACCGCCGCTGGGCGGCCACCCAGAGCGACTGGGGCCCCGACGAACGCCGCAAGGACGACGGCTGGCTGGCCCGCGAGGAATGGCTGTACGCCCCCCGCGACCCGGCCCTCGCCTGCGTGCTCGGCCTCGGCGACGAGACGATGGGCACCCTGGACGCGCCCAAGAACCCCGGTGAGGCGGGGGCGGAGGCGGCGGCCCGCTCGGGCCCGTTCGGGCTCCTGGTCGGCTGGGAGCCGCAGCTCGTGATGCAGCTGGCGGTGGAGTGCGCCGCGCAGACCCACGGCCACCCGACGGGCTACCTGGCGGCGGGCGCGTACGCCGTGATCGTGCACGGCCTCGCACGCGGTGAGAGCCTCGACGCGGCGGTGCAGAGGGCGCTGGCCCTGCTGGCGGCCAGACCCGGCCACCAGCAGGTCGCGGAGGCCCTCCAGCGTGCTCTGGGCGCCGTACGCCAGGGCATCCCGTCCCCCGCCCGGGTCGAGGACCTGGCCGGCGCCTGCACGGCGGAGGGCCTTCTGTCGGTGGCGGTGTACTGCGCGCTGGTCGGCGAGGACGTCCGCCACGGCCTGTCCCTGTCGGTCAACCACGGCGGCCCCTCGGCCGCGGCGGGCGCCCTGACCGGCGGCCTGCTGGGCGCCCTGCACGGCGAGACGGCGCTCCCGCCCGCCTGGCTGGCGGAACTGGAGGGCCGGCCGACGATGCTGGTCCTCGCGGACGACTTCGCGATGGAGATGACCCAGGGCCCGGCCCTGCACGGCCCGGCAGGGTCCTCCCCGGGGTGGCTCGCGCGGTATCCGCGGGCGTGA
- a CDS encoding tetratricopeptide repeat protein, with translation MAQDPRPSMRQLIQQRRRAGFVGRGAERAAFRANFDLPPDDERHRFRFHVHGNAGVGKTFLVRELEQQAKERGALTAYVDEGAGSVPEALAVMCRQFAVQGRRFKELERLLAAHRERRYEAESAVASLEPQPESPSAGSLTAARIGLVGAGLIPVVGPLAGVLDADRIAQGADWVRAGIAARLRNQDDVQLVLAPERVLTPVLLAELNDICAVVPWIVLFLDTYERTGPFLDGWLHDIMTTDRYGDLSFPANLVLVTAGQRPFDTGRWGGFADFVADVPLGPFTEAEARGLLADKGVTDEPVVEEVLRLTGGLPVLVSTLAEARPADPDDVGDPSATAVGRFLKWETDPVRQAAALACALPRRLDADVFRAAVDCEEDQLDALYGWLRSLPFVSERGDRIQYHDVVRAPMLRLQRRRSPRGWAERHTRLAETFGRWRAEVEVPLSADELWGEEEWRELRLAESYHLLCASPRAALPVVLRDGVDACDHGEVVARRWARVLVEAGDDNEAAAVASWGRDLIAALSAAEDGRDGRDGRDGREGRDGGVLGALALLLGRAGLDTHGQAVARMLRGRELRLGGEYEKALGEYEQAVALDPGLERAYYGRGVTRAEQRDYAAAIADLDRADELAPDTARVLFVRGDYHRILGHHEEAVRDLDRAVVLGPELAGAWASRGVTRHGTGDTEQALADLDRALELDPEHVWALVRRARVHRSRGDRAAQFADLDRAVALGPELAWVACQRGDALRGADRDAEALADYDRALELDPAYASAYASRGASRSRLGRHGGALADLDKALELYPSYAWALVQRSVVHRRVDGYEASYEDADRAVELEPDSAWALWNRGEALRCLGRFEEARADLDRALSLAPDSVWAIGCRGAVLHELRLYGEALADLDRAVALDPDGAWHLMRRIMTLLAVGRPEDARTDLHRYLVIGDDLAWAHHTLAQIHLLDGRPEDAASALAEAARHGLVEPAGLEELARTQRRAGQWAAARETAERMRVLHEAGGAFCLALAVGGEQGIEAARPVWREADRLASGWELTEGAFDFLHAVIAAGLGDWAGLDGHLASLLSGTREWVDVAWLADLLSEVAQAQTLAQGGAAADGERIAVRLDRVREAREGISRRFTE, from the coding sequence ATGGCTCAGGACCCGCGGCCGTCGATGCGGCAGCTGATCCAGCAGCGCAGACGTGCCGGATTTGTCGGCCGGGGTGCCGAACGTGCCGCGTTCCGGGCCAACTTCGACCTGCCGCCGGACGACGAACGCCACCGCTTCCGCTTCCATGTGCACGGCAACGCCGGAGTCGGAAAGACCTTCCTGGTACGGGAGTTGGAGCAGCAGGCCAAGGAACGCGGCGCGCTCACCGCGTACGTCGACGAGGGCGCCGGGAGTGTGCCGGAGGCGCTGGCGGTGATGTGCCGTCAGTTCGCTGTCCAGGGGCGGCGGTTCAAGGAGCTGGAGCGGCTGCTCGCGGCCCATCGTGAGCGGCGGTACGAGGCGGAGTCCGCCGTCGCGAGCCTTGAACCGCAGCCCGAGAGTCCCTCGGCCGGCAGTCTGACGGCCGCCCGGATCGGGCTTGTCGGCGCCGGACTCATCCCGGTCGTCGGACCGCTCGCCGGTGTCCTCGACGCCGACCGGATCGCGCAGGGCGCCGACTGGGTGCGGGCCGGGATCGCCGCCAGGCTGCGCAACCAGGACGACGTACAGCTAGTCCTCGCACCCGAGCGAGTCCTCACCCCGGTGCTGCTCGCCGAGCTGAACGACATCTGCGCCGTCGTGCCCTGGATCGTCCTGTTCCTCGACACGTACGAGCGCACCGGCCCGTTCCTCGACGGCTGGCTGCACGACATCATGACCACCGACCGCTACGGCGACCTCTCCTTCCCCGCCAACCTCGTCCTCGTCACCGCAGGTCAGCGGCCCTTCGACACCGGGCGCTGGGGCGGCTTCGCCGACTTCGTCGCCGATGTGCCGCTCGGGCCGTTCACGGAGGCCGAGGCGCGGGGACTGCTCGCCGACAAGGGTGTGACGGACGAGCCGGTCGTCGAGGAGGTGCTGCGGCTCACGGGTGGGCTGCCGGTGCTGGTGTCGACCCTCGCCGAGGCCCGCCCCGCCGACCCGGACGACGTCGGCGACCCGAGCGCGACCGCCGTGGGCCGGTTCCTGAAGTGGGAGACCGACCCGGTGCGCCAGGCCGCCGCCCTCGCCTGCGCCCTGCCCCGGCGTCTGGACGCGGACGTCTTCCGCGCCGCCGTCGACTGCGAGGAGGATCAACTCGACGCGCTCTACGGATGGTTGAGGTCGCTTCCGTTCGTCAGCGAGCGGGGCGACCGGATCCAGTACCACGATGTCGTGCGCGCTCCGATGCTCCGTCTGCAGCGCCGTCGTTCCCCGCGCGGCTGGGCCGAACGTCACACCCGTCTCGCCGAGACCTTCGGGCGATGGCGGGCGGAGGTCGAAGTCCCGCTGTCCGCCGATGAGTTGTGGGGCGAGGAGGAGTGGCGGGAGCTGCGGCTCGCGGAGTCCTACCACCTGCTGTGTGCGTCTCCCCGTGCCGCGCTCCCCGTCGTCCTGCGGGACGGCGTCGACGCCTGCGACCACGGGGAGGTGGTCGCCCGGCGGTGGGCGCGGGTGCTGGTGGAGGCGGGGGACGACAACGAGGCGGCAGCCGTGGCGAGTTGGGGGCGGGATCTGATCGCCGCGCTCTCCGCGGCCGAGGACGGCAGAGACGGCAGAGACGGCAGAGACGGCAGAGAGGGCAGGGACGGCGGGGTGCTCGGCGCGCTCGCGCTGCTGCTGGGCCGGGCCGGGCTCGATACGCACGGGCAGGCCGTCGCGCGCATGCTGCGCGGGCGCGAACTGCGGCTGGGCGGAGAGTACGAGAAGGCCCTCGGCGAGTACGAACAGGCCGTCGCCCTCGATCCCGGGCTGGAGCGCGCCTACTACGGCCGGGGCGTCACCCGTGCCGAACAGCGCGACTACGCCGCCGCCATCGCCGACCTCGACCGGGCCGACGAACTGGCCCCCGACACGGCGCGCGTCCTGTTCGTACGCGGCGACTACCACCGCATCCTCGGCCACCACGAGGAAGCGGTCCGCGATCTGGACCGGGCCGTCGTCCTGGGCCCCGAGCTGGCCGGCGCCTGGGCCTCCCGTGGTGTCACCCGGCACGGCACCGGCGACACCGAGCAGGCGCTCGCCGACCTCGACCGGGCCCTGGAACTGGACCCCGAGCACGTGTGGGCGCTGGTCCGGCGGGCCAGGGTGCACCGCTCGCGCGGGGATCGGGCCGCCCAATTCGCCGACCTGGACCGGGCGGTGGCGCTCGGCCCCGAGCTGGCCTGGGTCGCGTGCCAGCGCGGCGACGCGCTGCGAGGCGCCGACCGCGACGCCGAGGCGCTCGCCGACTACGACCGGGCCCTCGAACTCGACCCGGCGTACGCGTCGGCGTACGCCAGCCGGGGCGCCTCGCGCAGCCGACTCGGCCGCCACGGCGGGGCGTTGGCCGATCTCGACAAGGCGTTGGAGCTGTATCCGTCGTACGCCTGGGCGCTGGTGCAGCGCTCGGTGGTGCACCGTCGGGTCGACGGATACGAGGCGTCGTACGAAGACGCCGACAGGGCGGTCGAGTTGGAGCCCGACAGTGCGTGGGCGCTGTGGAACCGGGGCGAGGCACTGCGCTGCCTGGGCCGGTTCGAGGAGGCGCGCGCGGATCTGGACCGGGCGCTCTCGCTGGCGCCGGACAGTGTGTGGGCGATCGGCTGCCGGGGTGCCGTACTGCACGAACTGCGGTTGTACGGGGAGGCGTTGGCGGATCTTGACCGGGCGGTCGCGCTCGACCCGGACGGGGCCTGGCATCTGATGCGCCGGATCATGACCCTGCTGGCGGTGGGCCGCCCCGAGGACGCCCGCACCGACCTCCACCGCTACCTCGTGATCGGCGACGACCTTGCCTGGGCGCACCACACCCTCGCGCAGATCCACCTCCTGGACGGGCGCCCCGAGGACGCGGCGTCAGCGCTCGCGGAGGCCGCGCGGCACGGGCTCGTGGAGCCGGCCGGCCTGGAGGAGCTGGCCCGCACCCAGCGCAGGGCGGGGCAGTGGGCGGCGGCCCGGGAGACGGCGGAGCGGATGCGCGTCCTGCACGAGGCCGGCGGTGCTTTCTGTCTGGCCCTCGCGGTCGGCGGGGAGCAGGGCATCGAGGCGGCCCGCCCGGTCTGGCGCGAGGCGGACCGGCTGGCCTCCGGCTGGGAGCTGACCGAGGGCGCCTTCGACTTCCTGCACGCGGTGATCGCGGCGGGCCTCGGCGACTGGGCCGGCCTGGACGGACACCTCGCAAGCCTGCTCTCGGGGACGCGGGAGTGGGTGGATGTGGCGTGGCTGGCCGACCTGCTGAGCGAGGTGGCGCAGGCGCAGACGCTGGCGCAGGGCGGTGCGGCGGCGGACGGGGAGCGGATCGCCGTACGGCTGGACCGGGTGCGGGAGGCCAGGGAGGGGATCAGCCGGCGGTTCACGGAGTGA